Proteins encoded by one window of Thermococcus sp. Bubb.Bath:
- a CDS encoding 4Fe-4S dicluster domain-containing protein, translated as MSNEIPHFLREGYLTVDELFEMTPKPSEERLRMKPVAVPECPQEIPCTPCKEVCPVNAISMPTPNDRPVVNYDKCIGCSLCVQVCPGLAFFMVHYVGDKARITMPYELLPVPKRGDEVILLNRVGEPVGKGKVTLVIPREKSMGDTAVVTVEVPMELAWDVRSIKVPGDGEDD; from the coding sequence ATGAGTAATGAAATACCGCACTTTCTCAGGGAGGGGTACCTCACCGTTGACGAGCTCTTTGAGATGACCCCCAAGCCGAGTGAAGAGAGGCTGAGGATGAAGCCCGTTGCCGTTCCAGAATGCCCGCAGGAGATACCCTGCACGCCATGTAAGGAAGTCTGCCCGGTCAACGCGATAAGCATGCCAACTCCCAACGATAGGCCCGTTGTCAATTACGATAAGTGCATTGGCTGCTCCCTGTGCGTTCAGGTGTGCCCCGGACTGGCGTTCTTCATGGTGCACTACGTCGGGGACAAAGCGAGGATAACGATGCCCTACGAACTTCTCCCGGTTCCAAAGCGCGGTGATGAGGTGATTCTCCTCAACCGCGTCGGAGAACCCGTTGGAAAAGGGAAGGTCACACTAGTAATACCGCGCGAGAAGAGCATGGGCGACACCGCCGTCGTTACGGTGGAGGTGCCTATGGAACTGGCGTGGGATGTCAGGTCGATTAAGGTGCCGGGAGATGGTGAAGATGACTGA